Genomic segment of Lagopus muta isolate bLagMut1 chromosome 3, bLagMut1 primary, whole genome shotgun sequence:
ccttccaacccctacagttctgtgattctgtgtgaaaataCCTGCATAGAGCTGTGTTTTTCCCACCTGCCCAGAACTGATGAATGAAGCAGCATTTGCTTCCTGAACTTCTCTTGCCTTCTCCCTGAATGCCTGGAGGAGCGAGGAGGTGAAGGATGGCTGTGTACCTCCCTGACAGCCCCTGGGTGCCCAGCTGCTGTTGAGCTTACTGCAGTTACTGTCTGTTGGTTCAAATGGATTTGTTTCCTGTGCTGTTCAGTCAAGAGCATGACAGTGTGAAATCTCTGGAATCCACCGTCTCCTCTTTACGTTCAGGCATGGGCCCACAGCCTGCCCTCTGTTAGTGCTTTGGGTGGCCAGCACCGAGATGAGCAGTGCTTTGAGAACACAGCCTCCTTGTGTTTCTGAGAACTTGCGTGTCCTCCCTCTCTCTGGCAAAATGGCTGCTCGCTGAAATCCCGCCTTTTGTCTTCCAGATTCCGACCTGAGCATGCGGACTCTCAGCACTCCCAGTCCAGCACTGATATTCCCACCGACATCTCCCGGTTTCCAGAATGGTCGAGGCTCCTCTACTTCGTCATCCTCAGTCACTGGGGAAACGGTGGCCATGGTCCACTCTCCCCCTCCCACCCGCCTCACTCACCCCCTCATCCGGCTGGCGGCcaagcagcagaaggagcaggcCCACGTCGACCGGCTGCCCGACCAATCCATGATCCACATCTTCTCCTTCCTGCCCACCAACCAGCTGTGCCGCTGCGCCCGCGTGTGCCGCCGCTGGTACAACCTCGCCTGGGACCCCCGGCTCTGGAGGACTATACGCCTGACCGGCGAGACCATCAATGTGGACAGGGCTCTTAAAGTGCTGACGCGAAGGCTTTGTCAGGATACACCCAACGTATGTCTCATGTTGGAGACGGTAATTGTTAGTGGCTGCAGGCGGCTCACAGACAGAGGACTCTACACCATTGCCCAGTGCTGTCCGGAACTGCGGCGGCTGGAGGTGTCTGGCTGTTACAATATCTCCAACGAGGCGGTCTTTGATGTCGTGTCACTGTGTCCAAATCTGGAACACCTGGATGTGTCAGGTAACGGGAAATATTTAAGTATGGATGCCTGGGAGTCTAAAAGCCTCATGCCAGTCAGACACCTGCTCCCCAAAACTGCGCACTTCCCCTTTCTGTGTTACGTTTCAAGCTAGGAATACAGATACACTCACACTGTTTCAGTGTGCAGGGCACCACTGGGATCTCAGTGACCcacatgccagcagcagcttaCGGACAGAATGGCTCTGATGGAGGCATGCTGACAGAGATGAGCCATTCAGACAGCCAGGACACTTCTAGATGTTTGCATAAAGCAGCCTGTGCTAGGCTTTTTGTCTAGGTATTAATATCAAATGTCATTCCTAGTGAAACTTCAAAGTCTTCTAGTTTCCTATTCCTGTTCCTATTTTAACCAGGTGCAGCTAGCTGAGACTTTCTTTTATAGTGTATACACTTGCTTAGAGACTTCATCCTTTCACTACAGTTGCAGTatatcactgctgctgtttagATCAGCAGAAATGTTTGAGACAGGTTTCCCCAGATGTGTCTGGGGGTAcaagatatttatttctttttctatttatttctttttcccaaggTCAGCCACACACAGTTTCCTCTTGGAGAATGTGTTGGTATTTAATTAAAAGGATGCACGGAAGCAGATCTCCGAAGTAAATGcaaatttcagtatttattttgtgatcTCACTTTGTTATCAGTCTAATGCCTGTAATAATCAGCTAGACCTGATTTCCAGATTTGCCATTGGAGAGGTATTGGTGGCTAtacaaaaagcagagcacagtAGGAATTGCAAACGATGTTGATGAGTCACTTGTACCCAGATAAGctgatttttcaaaaaattTCCCAGCGGGTGcacattgctttgctttcttttttcttttttttttttttctttcaactaattttttcatctctttcacTCGCTATTTCCCAGGATGGCAGAATGTCAAGGATAGCATCAAAACAGATAGTAACAAATCAAAATTATTCACTTGTTTTGTGACCTCTCTCTGCAGTTGACAATTGATTAGGGATTCTGTCCCAGAGAGTCTATTCACAGTCAGGTTATATCTGAATTAGTTGTGTCAGCATGTGCAGACAACATCTGGGAGTTGCTACCACACATTCAGGTTGAAGCATCTCCAGTATCAGGAGTAAACATGTATGCCTGTGTAATTTAAACCTGGAGCTTCATATCACTTTGAAGGTTGGCTATATCCCATGCATATTTATATTTCTCTAATGTACATCCTCTCATGTGGCATGGAGAGTTCATTAGCCCAATATTCTGGCTTTGGAGACACAGGAAAGTGGAATTGCTGAGCTGAGGGTGAGGTGTGAAGAGGGGAAACAGGTTTGAGGTAAAAGAAAGTATAGTTGGTTTAATGAGCAGCACCTTAACGACCAGTGCAAGAGAAAGCCATGGATGAGCATAGTGATGCTGTTGGGCAGATTCAGACTGTTTCTTAACACATCACCTTGTCCGTCTCTGGGGATTTTTCTTATAAAGCAAATTTGCTTGCcctcattctctttttttcctctccattttctcAAACAGAAGGAATGATTCCTGAACTTAAAACAGGAACAGCCGTCTTCCACAAAGGCTGGGGGGGCCAGATTCTCACTAGTCAGCATCGTTGCAGTTGCTGAAAGAACTTACCCGCCTCGCTGAGCCCTGCCTCAAGCTATGCCAGGGCTgctctcttttatttctctttgggAAATAAGTGTTAAAAAGAAGGTATGTCAGGGGAGGCcaaaaagaaggaggaaaaaaagacacccTGCTCTTACTTTCATAGCTGAATGCCATATTAAAAGAATTCCAGGAGCAAGATTTCAAACAGCAATTTTAATTGCTGTACAGACTGTCCCTGGACTTGTCTGAAATGGGGTTGCATTCTAGGGCCTTGGATAAATTTGGACTACTATTAGGAGATCTCATGTGAGAAGTTTGCTTCTGTAATCAATCCAGGAAGTAATTAGAAGGACAAGGCTTGCATACATGTTTGGGCAATTCTCAGCACAGAAGGAGTTCACTGATCTGATTTTATAGTGAACAAGAAAGGTCGGGTACTTGTGCTGGGGGCTAATGCTGTACTTGTAGCCAGTTAGTTAAAACCCAGTTCACATGAATCCCTCTCCTTCTTGGCTGGCTATTTGGCAGCAAGAACATACCAAAATCTTTAATGTCAAAACCAGACATTCTTATTAACTTCCAGAGTTCTCCACAGTGGAAGTTCTGTCACTTTCAACATCCACTTTGTGGGCAAGTCTGAGATATCTCCAGAAGCTGGTTGAGCTTGACTGCAAATTATTATCTGACACGCTTGCCAAcaattttttaatctgtttggAAGTTACTCCTCCATTTTAAAAATCGGTTTAACTTCCTTTATGGAAAATCCTGCtacagaagttttgtttttacattttttattatttaggaCAGAAAAATTGCTACAGACCAAGAAATCTGTCATTTTGCCTAAAAATCAGGTAGTTGCGTATCAGTATGGACTCTTTCTCCAGTGGAACCATTTTGAATACTCTttccatgaaatatttcatgttgTAGCCAAAGTAACTAGACAAGATGATGCTGAGCTGTGATCACACACTTATGCACCCTGACTCCAACCCTGCTGAGATACTTCTGACCTATTCACACTATAATTGTGGTCATTAATGTTCTCCCCTTTCTTGGATCCACAGCAGACTAAACATTCTTCTTCACCCCATAAGCCTTTCATTCTCACTTCACCAAATTAGAAAACTGAATTCTAGTCAGCATATCCAGAGATATCCTGAAATATTCAGACTGATGCCTTAATCCAGCAGCCTTGTTGTGCAAACACAGCTGACAGATTTATGCCTGGGTGCCAGCTTTTTCTATGAAAACCCAGTTCAAGGATGGGGACACCTCCTGTGCATTTAGTATCAGCTAGTATAACGTGTGTATTTGGAGTGAAATTTTAAACCAGTCGATACTGAACTGTACTCCTTTCcttctacaaaaacaaacaaacaaacaaacaaaaaccacaaaaacttTGCTTTATATCTGTATAGTATTTATTTGAATGCAAACATTTACGAAAATTGCACCATAGTATAGATGGATCTGCAAGGCAGTCtgaaggggaaatagttttaaaaagaatgtgatcattgaaaaaagtgttttgcttCAAGGTCCCAGAGCTTCTACATGACCTGTGGACAATTTGCCAGTTCCATTATTTGAGGCCTAAGGTAAACTTTGCATCTGTTCAACTAAATTTGAAGCCTAAATTAAAATTCCAGCTGCAAACTCAAGTGAGGAATGTAGAAATCTTAACTATAGATCGTAAACTGTTTCAAGTCCGTATTCCATGCTGGACATCTGCGTGAGCCTCCTGGATTAtctgaagattttttcttttttttttttctttttctgaagcataTGCAATCCTTCTAATAAATGTCTGAATAAGACCTGTTGTATCAAGTGATATGGTTCTTGAGGAGATCTCTATACAAAGATTGgcatgccttcttttttttcagattactGGACTTGTGCAGCATTTATGATCCATGGGGCTGTAAGGTTGTCATcttaacttttctgtttttttcatggCTCAGTTCATTGCTTTTGGCCAGTGTTCCAGCAGTACGGAAAAGCTCCTTCTATCCTTTCCTGAGGGCACTTCCTCAGGTATAAGTTGCAGAATTTGAGTAGACATTTGTGGTTGGAACTGTTGGGCCTTGATCACTTGCTGGCCaacccttccttctttcttgcagCTGTTTCTAGCCACGTGAATGCAGTGAGCCCACCTGAACAGGACACTTTCAGGGAAGACTTTCCCTTCAGTAGTCTGAGACTGAAAGTTTGCAATGGAgcagaaacagcattttccaaaaAAGCTTTCACCAGTATACAAAAATGGAGAAAGTCTGTGAGcgtgtttttccttttaatctaGGTTTGTCTCTTTCCTTTGCAAGCTCTGGTCTTTCTCCTCTAGTCTGGTTTTATCCATTTGTGGCCGGACTTACACACTTCAAATAATCCTTTTCTGTGCCTGTTCATGTCCTCCCATGCCCTTACAAGTCTTAGCTCCTGCTGACTCCCCATTCTCATTACACTACTCAAATCTCCACCCTTCTGCAGACCAATGGTCTTGCCATAGTTTTGCATCCTTCCTGCACTGTGGGCTCGGGGATGGATTCACATCTGTTCTCCAGATGCATTTTAGACTGTTGTGGggtttgtcttcttttttatcACAGGATTTGATGGTGCAAGAGTCTCTGATGTTGGTTTACTAACTCAACCAGTGCGGAATGAGAGTGCCTCTGATCAAAAAGCTGCATGGTTCTCATGTAATACCGTTTTCTCAAATTGACACTGAGTTTCTATTATAGTAACATGCTGTTGAGTTTCCCTAGGTAAACCTAGGGCCATTATTTCACATTTGTGATGCAGGCAAAAGTGGCCTGTGGCTTTGCTGGTCCTCAAAATCCAAAGAAACCTCACTGACTCCAGTGGAGTGCCTTTGCCTGGGTAAATGGATGCATCACAGCAAACCCAGACTAGTCAGTCAGGATGGCTGTTCTAGTAGATATCTGCTCTGGAAGATGCCTTTTTGGCATCCAGCATGCCGTGTCACGCGCACCTTTCTGGTCTTGCTGTCTGAGTTATCCTTACTGCTTGCTTAAATTGACTGTTTTTCCACATAGGCTGCTCCAAAGTAACATGCATCAGCTTGACTCGCGAAGCCTCCATCAAGCTGTCTCCCTTACACGGCAAACAAATCTCCATCCGCTACCTGGACATGACGGACTGCTTTGTCCTGGAGGACGAAGGACTGCACACTATTGCCGCCCACTGCACTCAGCTGACCCACCTGTACCTGCGCCGCTGCGTCCGCATCACCGACGAAGGTCTCCGCTACCTGATGATTTACTGCACGTCCATTAAGGAACTGAGCGTGAGCGACTGTCGCTTTGTCAGTGACTTCGGCATGCGGGAGATAGCCAAGCTGGAGTCGCGCTTGCGATACCTGAGCATCGCCCACTGCGGCCGGATCACAGACGTGGGCATCCGCTACATAGCCAAATACTGCAGCAAGCTGCGCTACCTCAATGCGCGGGGCTGCGAGGGCATCACGGACCACGGCGTGGAGTACCTCGCCAAAAATTGCACAAAACTCAAATCGCTAGATATTGGCAAGTGCCCTCTGGTCTCAGACACCGGCCTGGAGTTTCTAGCCCTCAACTGCTTCAACCTGAAGCGCCTCAGCCTGAAATCGTGCGAGAGCATCACTGGGCAGGGCCTCCAGATTGTAGCTGCCAACTGTTTTGACCTGCAGATGTTGAATGTGCAGGACTGCGATGTTTCTGTGGATGCTCTGCGATTTGTTAAACGACACTGCAAGCGCTGTATTATAGAGCACACCAACCCTGCCTTCTTCTGAAAGAACACCCTGCTGTTACAATGCAGTATTAAAAACACTGATGTATAAACACACGCTCCCATATTCAgtaatgctgtttttttgtaGCTCACGGGAGTCAGCTTTTCTTGTATGTCGTTGATGAGGGAGCATTTCTAGAGGactattttgtttgctttatgtGTGATCACTTTTTTAAGGTGCGGTGGGTCTCCGTTGAGAACCTGCCTTAATGTACGACCAGTGAGTGCTCAGCATCCCTAGCGGAGTGCCATTTCCGTAACAGCCATGATCGTGTCCCAAGCTAACGTAGCTACCTCCAAAGGAAATAGCACATAATCCCTCCTTTGGAAAGGCTGCTAAGCTGTGTCAAACACATCTGAATTCCAGCTGTGCTCTTAAAGCTGACTATGCAATATGTGTCTCTGTTCTCCAACTTCTCCAATATGGCTGATAAAGCATCCCCTTATCTCCAAGTAGTTTTTCCTCGGTAGTCACTCATTGTAATCCCTCAGGAAATACTGGGAGgtgtttttaaatatacttcACTGAGGCAGAAGACCTGCTGGCCTTTGCTGAGCACTCTGCTGCACGAGCCTGGAGATTGTGCTGAAGCATGGTTTCTCATGGAAAGCTCTTTTCCAGGTCACTTATGTATCATCACTACTTGCCTTCGGTTCTAAATCTGCCCTTACCTGCATCTGTAGTAGCAGCTCCTGGGCCTGATAAGCAGTGACATTTTCACTTGagtgaaggaaaacagatgggATATTGGTGGCCTTGCAAAGGAAGAAGCCAGCAATCCAAGAGGCTATTACCGTTCTGCAACAAGCTGAGTACACTGTGTACTGAGCACTGCAGTACACTGGGGCCCCTGTGATGCTGAGGAATGGCTGACACAGGCAGTGCCCATTGCTGCACTGTACTGCTGTCACCAAAAGGCCTGTCTGCTCCTTCATGGTGCCTCTTCAGCAGccgtggcactgctgcagctgcctctcTCTGCACAACCCAGGCACATGTGTTGTGGTGCATTCAGTATGTGCCTTAGTACATGTAGAAACCTCACCCCTTGCTGTGGCCCTCCAGTTTAACAGGTAGATGGCTGATCTCAGGTCTTCAAAGAGGTTAGCTTGTTGTTAGGTGACATCCTGGGAGAGAGAGGGGCTTGGAATGTTATTCACGTCAGAGTCTTGTGTTCCCAAAGGCTGGATAGATGGCTGCCAATTACCACACTAACATTGCCCTGTGACACTGCAAGCCCACTGTACTCTCGTGATCACTCTTGCTCATGCAAGAGCAAGCAGGGCTTGGagtttcccctctgctgcctctcTTCTCAGAGCACACAGTCATTTTGTGGTtcctttcttcactgttttctggCAGCCGTTTCTCTGCAGTTTCGCATTTACTGCTCAGATTGGAAGCCAAAGATGTGAGGGGGTGATGATATTTTCAGGCAGGCCCCCTGTGCGTGACTGACAGGTGAATTCATACAGTCAGCATTGTGAATTTATACATTCATCTCAAATGCTATAAATGTCTTGGTAAAGAACATAAGAAGGGAAGCACCGTGTCTGGTTTTCATAAGCAGTAGTTCCATCATCTCCAGACAACACTCATAAAATCATTGATATGAAGTGAAAATCCACATGCTCACGAAAAATACATAATTGCTGAGGAAATACTTGCAGCAGTGCTCTCTCAGATTACAAAAAAGCAATGCTTTGGGCATGTCCCTGCAGAGGGAACTTGTCCTGCTTGTGCGAAAAGTCCTGTAACGTACGTATGTTCCTCCAGTTTGGAGTTTCCTAACTTCTGGGATGTCACCACCTGTGAATTACAAATGCGATTGTACTGAAGCAAGGAGGGCCAAGGAACATGAATTTGTTATTGCTACTGTTACTGGTCAGCGGGTAGCAGAGAGTAATCCCATCCTTTGACCAGTTAACATCActttagttttcctttctgtgtttttaaaattagagATTCTTTTCCAGCCAGTATTACAGCATATTTTATCCGAGCCAGCTATACTCTCTGTTTATCCTTTATCTGAAAATGGCCCCAAGAACAGTTAAATGTTGAGCCCATTTCTGAAGATGGTGGGATTTAGAGCCATTTGCACTCATGAAATATAAGGCCTCATTAGTAACGTTTAACtgtttattaggaaaaaaaatctacttttctGGCTAAGCTAAATTGAGTGAATAGTGCTACATGGTTTTTAAGGTTTCTAATGTTTAAATTGGCCTGTACTGTACAAATCTCACTATAAAGCCTTAATTTGCTACcaagaaataaagcaatataTTGGTAACTGATGAGAGTGCATCGTCATTTGCACTAATTGATTAGCTTattgtgaaaatgaaaagattaaatacttgtaaaactttgttttcttgaatCCAAGCACATGAATGAACAAATCATTGCAATAAGTAGGTGGATGATTATAAAAACAACAGAGGATTCACATAGGTTATGGTTTTGCCTATCTGtctctttaaaattttattttcctcatgaGGATCTTCTTTACTCTGAGACATAATCAGTAACTGGAAGtgtaagtaaaagaaaaaacaacatgtAAAAAGCTCACATATAAAAGGTCCAGGAGGGCCTCTGCTCTGAATTAAAGACAAGCTAACATACTTATTCTGAAAAGTAAAAGGGTAAAGCACTTACTTATTAGTGCGGTGTTCCTTTTGAATGTTCCAGAAAACACACTCTGGGGGGCACTTGTGGAAGAtgaataaaagtaatttttcaaagCCAAACAACTTACACAGTCTGATCTGCCACCCTGAGACTGCTACGTATTTCAAGAAAATGTGAACTTATTGATATAGCTTGCTTGTTTTGACTTCTAACCTTTTTCCAGTGTCTGTCTGCAAAATGAcacaagcagaaaggaaaatgaagtattATACCTGGAGCTGAGTTTCCTGGGAAGGATGCAGCATATGAATGAGGTGTCGTAGTTCCAGTTTGAGGTTGGCAAAGACTATCAATTTCCTGAGCAAAAACATTGTTGATTCTTGAACCATAACATTCAGGCTGAGGCAGTGAGGCTTCCTCTTCTCTGCCCCTCTGCAATCTCATTGAGGCAAGCAACCATGGGTCACATCAGTCAGGCTGGCATTTGTTTATGACTCAGCAATAACTTGTGCCACGCAGAAAGAGGTCTCTTTGAAAGGGCGCATCTAAATCACCATGCACTGTGATTATACCCAGAGCTCTGTATCAGGATATTTAGTTTTCTCATTCCCTTGCTTTTCATAAAAAAAGTGGAACTGTATTTTCCTGAGGTTAGCAGTGTGCAATTAATGTGAAGTACAACACTTTTGCCTTTCTCAGCTATGCACTTTTAGCTTCccacaaaatgcaaaacagcttCTGTTGGATGTCTTGAGCCTTCTTCAGAACCTCAGTCTGTAACCTTTCAGTAATGGTTTGACAAAACATCTACCCTTTGAACTGGAAAACTTAAAAAGCTAGTAAAAGGCCTAATTTTAGACGAGGCTTGAAGCAGGTCCAAAAccccattaaaaagaaatgtagtgACCGTTTGGACTGCAGActggctgccccacagctgccaaTGTTAGTTACAAGGGGAAAAGCTCTGTGAGAGAGCTGGTAGCAAACAGTTCTTCCCTGCTTTCAGTTTTTTAcagttttctcagtttttaGCTGTTCAGGCTGAAACTTCCCATGCTGGGTTTGAAAATGTTAGTTGAAATGGTTCATCTGGCTCTGTAAATAAAGCTAGAAGGAAATGTCATCTTGCTCACGGTAAACTCTTGGTGACCTTTCCTTTGAAAACGGTCCATTGCTCTCCATCTCCTCCATGGCCTTCGGAGCAAGAGTGTGAGCCTTGCCAGGAGGTCAGCTTCGGGACAAGGATGTGTCTTACTAATCTCCCATTAAAATTCACCCTAGTTTAGCTACAGCACATGTCTTCAGACATCTCTGACTTCGTGATCGGGGAGAAGAGGGCCACGCTTGGCTATGATGAGGCTTGGAGTCTGGCAAGGCAGAGATTTGGCAAAGCTGAGAAGCATTTATCACTCTGGCAGTGTGAAGGAGGAAATGGCCTGAATTATGTGGAAGCTGCCTGGAAAGTCAGAGCAGGGTTGAAAGACAAGATTTGGAGAACTGGGACAACAGAgggatgaaggaaaagaaatttcttgGGCAAGAGGACTGCGACTGAGATGAGTCTGAATGATTTTCAATAAAGAAATTGGGTCAGGTTAGGAGAACTGGGTTTGTATGACTTATTGGACAGGGAGCGTTGGATCAGAGAGAATGTGAGTCAAGTACTGAAGAATGATGTTTGGGGCAGGaacagaaacatgaagaaaatggcCTGAACACTAAGTAAATAAGTGCACTCCTTACACGGTAGGCTCAGAGCAAGGCTGGCAAACTCTTTCTTTTAGTATGTCTCAAATTtgaaacagtatttcagaaatgaaatcataGTTTTGGATTTGATGCATTCAACATCTACCCtttataatgattttttaaGCTGGAAAAGCTCTATAGGCAGACCTTTTGCCTTTGCAAATGTGTACTGGGGTCTGCATGTCAATTTCAGTATCTTGTTCCTGCCTTTACATCTTTGTGCAAGGTCGTCTACTGAGAAGAAGGTGGCAAGGCAGGTTTGTAAtactgcttcctgctgcagtgggTTTCAGCAGCaccatttcttctgctttgcctAGGTGCAGGCATCTGTGGAGGGTGAAATTCCTGTCATTTTGATGACTGTAAAAGGGTATGATAATAATAGGTTCAAGTTACTGCCAGGCAGTAGACATCAGAATTCAAATTTAGccttaacaaaaacaaattgaaCTGAACAGCGCTGCTGCATACTATTAAACAGATTAAATCAATTTTCTCCATAAAATTGCTGAGGgatgtttattttcatgcacCCCTGCTGTATAGCTGTGTGCTTCAGAGcagattttttcctctgtttttgtttgctgtgagaTCTGAACAGAAGAATCAGGTCATTTTTCCCTCGTCCTCTGGATGATCATTGAGGTGCATATTAGATTTACACTTGTGAATGGATATCTTTTCCAAGAAGGCTCTGCTAATACAAATTTTTAATACAGCATTAGAGTGCAACAATCCAGTTGGCCATAGATATGTCAAATTAAGTCATTATAAATACAAAAGTTACAAAATAGACACCAAAGGGAGAACCAGACAAACCAGAAAAAGGGATGAGGAGATGAG
This window contains:
- the FBXL7 gene encoding F-box/LRR-repeat protein 7 isoform X2, which gives rise to MFASSLSFLCHIAETQAIVYDSDLSMRTLSTPSPALIFPPTSPGFQNGRGSSTSSSSVTGETVAMVHSPPPTRLTHPLIRLAAKQQKEQAHVDRLPDQSMIHIFSFLPTNQLCRCARVCRRWYNLAWDPRLWRTIRLTGETINVDRALKVLTRRLCQDTPNVCLMLETVIVSGCRRLTDRGLYTIAQCCPELRRLEVSGCYNISNEAVFDVVSLCPNLEHLDVSGCSKVTCISLTREASIKLSPLHGKQISIRYLDMTDCFVLEDEGLHTIAAHCTQLTHLYLRRCVRITDEGLRYLMIYCTSIKELSVSDCRFVSDFGMREIAKLESRLRYLSIAHCGRITDVGIRYIAKYCSKLRYLNARGCEGITDHGVEYLAKNCTKLKSLDIGKCPLVSDTGLEFLALNCFNLKRLSLKSCESITGQGLQIVAANCFDLQMLNVQDCDVSVDALRFVKRHCKRCIIEHTNPAFF
- the FBXL7 gene encoding F-box/LRR-repeat protein 7 isoform X1 → MGASNGKQYGSEGKGSSSISSDVSSSTDHTPTKAQKNAATSEDSDLSMRTLSTPSPALIFPPTSPGFQNGRGSSTSSSSVTGETVAMVHSPPPTRLTHPLIRLAAKQQKEQAHVDRLPDQSMIHIFSFLPTNQLCRCARVCRRWYNLAWDPRLWRTIRLTGETINVDRALKVLTRRLCQDTPNVCLMLETVIVSGCRRLTDRGLYTIAQCCPELRRLEVSGCYNISNEAVFDVVSLCPNLEHLDVSGCSKVTCISLTREASIKLSPLHGKQISIRYLDMTDCFVLEDEGLHTIAAHCTQLTHLYLRRCVRITDEGLRYLMIYCTSIKELSVSDCRFVSDFGMREIAKLESRLRYLSIAHCGRITDVGIRYIAKYCSKLRYLNARGCEGITDHGVEYLAKNCTKLKSLDIGKCPLVSDTGLEFLALNCFNLKRLSLKSCESITGQGLQIVAANCFDLQMLNVQDCDVSVDALRFVKRHCKRCIIEHTNPAFF